The following proteins are co-located in the Mesorhizobium sp. M1E.F.Ca.ET.045.02.1.1 genome:
- the infA gene encoding translation initiation factor IF-1: protein MPKEEVLEFPGVVTELLPNAMFRVKLENEHEIIAHTAGRMRKNRIRVLTGDKVLVEMTPYDLTKGRITYRFK from the coding sequence ATGCCGAAGGAAGAAGTCCTCGAGTTTCCAGGTGTGGTCACGGAACTGCTGCCCAACGCGATGTTTAGGGTGAAGCTCGAAAACGAACACGAGATCATCGCTCACACGGCCGGCCGCATGCGCAAGAACCGCATCCGCGTGCTGACCGGCGACAAGGTCCTGGTCGAGATGACGCCTTATGACCTGACCAAGGGCCGCATCACCTATCGTTTCAAGTAA
- a CDS encoding low molecular weight phosphatase family protein — protein sequence MAALPHSILFVCGLNAVRSPMAEQLARRFLPTTTFVASAGVRSGERDPFVDAVLAEEGLTLGERQPRTLDELEDDYFDLIVTLAPEAHHAALELTRSLAVEVEYWPMPDPTDTGGTREHIMAAYRDVRERLKARIAKRFAPPE from the coding sequence GTGGCCGCGCTTCCGCATTCGATCCTGTTTGTGTGCGGCTTGAACGCCGTGCGCTCGCCGATGGCAGAACAGCTGGCGCGACGGTTCCTGCCGACCACCACTTTCGTCGCTTCGGCCGGCGTGCGCAGCGGCGAGCGCGATCCCTTCGTCGATGCCGTGCTTGCCGAAGAGGGTCTGACGCTCGGCGAGCGGCAGCCGAGAACGCTCGACGAGCTGGAGGACGATTATTTCGATCTGATCGTGACGCTGGCGCCGGAAGCGCACCACGCCGCGCTCGAGCTCACCCGCTCGCTCGCCGTCGAGGTCGAATACTGGCCGATGCCCGATCCGACCGACACCGGCGGCACGCGCGAGCATATCATGGCCGCCTACCGCGATGTGCGCGAGCGGTTGAAGGCGCGTATTGCCAAGCGTTTCGCGCCGCCGGAGTGA
- a CDS encoding UPF0262 family protein, which yields MSGHHQNRDRLIDVELDDTIGRSTPDVEHERAVAIFDLIEENSFRPVNDDGAGPYRLKLSLAEQRLVFAVSRENGADVVTHILSLTPLRRIVKDYYLICESYYEAIRSSTPSHIEAIDMGRRGLHNEGSQTLMDRLAGKIEIDFDTARRLFTLVCVLHWRG from the coding sequence ATGTCCGGCCACCACCAGAACCGCGACAGGCTGATCGACGTCGAGCTCGACGACACGATCGGCCGTTCGACGCCCGATGTCGAGCACGAGCGCGCGGTGGCGATCTTCGACCTCATCGAGGAAAACAGTTTTCGGCCGGTCAATGACGATGGCGCCGGCCCGTACAGGCTGAAGCTGTCGCTGGCCGAGCAGCGCCTGGTGTTCGCCGTCAGCCGCGAGAATGGCGCCGACGTGGTCACCCACATCCTGTCGCTGACGCCGCTGAGGCGCATCGTCAAGGACTACTATCTGATTTGCGAAAGCTACTATGAGGCCATCCGCTCCTCGACGCCCAGCCATATCGAGGCGATCGACATGGGTCGGCGCGGCCTGCACAACGAGGGATCGCAGACGCTGATGGACCGGCTTGCCGGCAAGATCGAGATCGACTTCGACACGGCGCGCCGGCTGTTCACGCTGGTCTGCGTGCTGCACTGGCGGGGCTAG
- the hisD gene encoding histidinol dehydrogenase, with translation MAITLNQQDADFDQRFTAFLSTKREVSADVEAVVRDIIARVRAEGDKALTDYTLKFDKADLGKLGIAVSKDDIARAFAAADPATVEALKFARDRIRSHHERQKPKDDRYTDAAGVELGSRWTAIEAVGLYVPGGTASYPSSVLMNAVPAKVAGVERIVIVVPASGGVINPLVLVAADLAGVSEIYRVGGAQAVAALAYGTETIRPVAKIVGPGNAYVAAAKRQVFGTVGIDMIAGPSEVLVVADKDNDPDWIAADLLAQAEHDASAQSILVTDNAAFGQAVEQAVERQLKTLPRAETAAASWRDFGAVILVPSIEASLPLVDRIAAEHVELAFDDAESFLARMRNAGAVFVGRHTPEVIGDYVGGSNHVLPTARSARFSSGLSVLDFVKRTSILKLGPEQLKALAPAAIALARAEGLDAHARSVAIRLNM, from the coding sequence ATGGCCATAACGCTCAACCAGCAGGACGCCGATTTCGACCAACGCTTCACCGCCTTTCTTTCGACCAAGCGTGAAGTGTCGGCCGATGTCGAGGCGGTGGTGCGCGACATCATCGCGCGCGTGCGCGCCGAGGGCGACAAGGCTCTCACCGACTACACGCTGAAATTCGACAAGGCCGATCTCGGCAAGCTCGGCATCGCCGTTTCGAAGGACGATATCGCCAGGGCCTTTGCCGCGGCCGACCCGGCCACCGTCGAGGCGCTCAAATTCGCGCGCGACCGCATCCGCTCCCATCACGAGCGGCAGAAGCCGAAGGACGACCGCTACACGGACGCCGCCGGCGTCGAGCTCGGCTCGCGCTGGACGGCGATCGAGGCCGTCGGCCTCTATGTGCCGGGCGGCACGGCGAGCTATCCAAGTTCGGTGCTGATGAATGCCGTGCCGGCGAAAGTCGCCGGCGTCGAGCGCATCGTGATCGTGGTGCCGGCCTCTGGCGGCGTCATCAATCCGCTGGTTCTGGTGGCGGCCGACCTCGCCGGCGTGTCGGAGATCTACCGCGTCGGCGGCGCTCAAGCCGTCGCCGCGCTCGCCTACGGCACCGAGACGATCAGGCCGGTCGCCAAGATCGTCGGGCCGGGCAACGCCTATGTCGCGGCGGCCAAGCGCCAGGTGTTCGGCACCGTCGGCATCGACATGATCGCCGGGCCGTCGGAAGTGCTGGTCGTGGCCGACAAGGACAACGATCCGGACTGGATCGCAGCCGACCTGCTCGCCCAGGCAGAGCATGACGCGTCGGCGCAATCGATCCTTGTCACCGACAATGCCGCGTTTGGCCAGGCGGTGGAGCAAGCGGTCGAGCGCCAGCTCAAGACCCTGCCGCGCGCCGAGACGGCCGCCGCGAGCTGGCGCGATTTCGGCGCCGTCATTCTGGTGCCGAGCATCGAAGCCTCGCTGCCGCTGGTCGACCGCATCGCGGCCGAACATGTCGAGCTCGCCTTCGACGACGCCGAAAGCTTTCTCGCCAGAATGCGCAATGCCGGCGCCGTGTTTGTCGGCCGCCACACGCCGGAAGTCATCGGCGACTATGTGGGCGGCTCCAACCACGTCTTGCCGACGGCGCGCTCGGCGCGCTTCTCCTCGGGCCTGTCCGTGCTTGATTTCGTCAAGCGCACGTCGATCCTGAAGCTCGGGCCGGAACAGCTCAAGGCATTGGCGCCGGCGGCGATCGCGCTTGCCAGGGCGGAAGGGCTCGACGCGCACGCACGCTCCGTAGCGATCCGGCTGAACATGTAG
- a CDS encoding DUF2948 family protein, translating into MAALKLIALDDQDLSIVSAHVQDAVMKVSDLEYLPAAKRFVLTMNRFVWEAKPGFLRQHNERRQSVLHFDRVLGAKTSGIARDKPAEVLSLLAISFVAISKPAGIIELVFSGGGTIMLDVECIEARLADVGGSWEAASRPVHRS; encoded by the coding sequence ATGGCCGCTCTCAAGCTCATCGCGCTCGACGACCAGGACCTGAGCATCGTCTCGGCCCATGTCCAGGACGCCGTGATGAAGGTCTCAGACCTCGAATACCTGCCGGCGGCCAAGCGCTTCGTGCTGACCATGAACCGTTTCGTCTGGGAGGCGAAGCCCGGCTTCTTGCGCCAGCACAATGAGCGGCGGCAGAGCGTTCTGCATTTCGACCGCGTGCTCGGCGCCAAGACCAGCGGCATCGCGCGCGACAAGCCGGCCGAGGTGCTTTCGCTGCTGGCGATCAGCTTCGTTGCGATCAGCAAGCCGGCCGGTATCATCGAGCTGGTGTTTTCGGGAGGCGGCACGATCATGCTCGACGTCGAGTGCATCGAGGCGCGGCTCGCCGATGTCGGCGGCTCCTGGGAAGCCGCATCGCGTCCCGTGCACAGGAGCTAG
- the murA gene encoding UDP-N-acetylglucosamine 1-carboxyvinyltransferase, with amino-acid sequence MDRIRIVGGNKLAGTIPISGAKNAALPLMIASLLTDDTLTLENVPHLADVEQLIRILGNHGVDYSVNGRRESQQKGYSRTINFSARNIVDTTAPYELVSKMRASFWVIGPLLARMGEAKVSLPGGCAIGTRPVDLFLEGLQALDAELDVDNGYVIAKTKNGRLHGNRYVFPKVSVGATHVLMMAASLAKGETVLENAAREPEIVNLAECLIAMGAKIHGAGTSTITIEGVEALSGARIRVIPDRIETGTYAMAVAMTGGDVMLEGARPDLLQTALDVLVETGAEITPTNEGIRVKRNGAGIVPVDVTTAPFPAFPTDLQAQFMGLMTMAKGKSRITETIFENRFMHVQELARLGAHITLSGQTAIVDGVTRLKGAPVMATDLRASVSLVIAGLAAEGETTVNRVYHLDRGFERLEEKLSGCGAVIERISG; translated from the coding sequence ATGGATCGCATCAGAATTGTCGGCGGCAATAAGCTTGCCGGTACCATTCCGATCTCGGGCGCCAAGAACGCGGCGCTGCCGCTGATGATCGCCTCGCTGCTCACCGACGACACGCTGACGCTGGAGAACGTGCCGCATCTGGCCGATGTCGAGCAACTGATCCGCATCCTCGGCAATCACGGCGTCGACTATTCCGTCAACGGTCGGCGCGAGAGCCAGCAGAAAGGCTATTCGCGCACCATCAATTTTTCCGCCCGCAACATCGTCGACACCACCGCACCCTACGAGCTGGTGTCGAAGATGCGCGCCTCCTTCTGGGTCATCGGGCCGCTGCTTGCCCGCATGGGCGAGGCCAAGGTGTCGCTGCCAGGCGGCTGCGCCATCGGCACGCGTCCGGTCGACCTGTTCCTCGAGGGCCTGCAGGCGCTGGACGCAGAGCTCGACGTCGACAACGGCTACGTCATCGCCAAGACGAAGAATGGCCGTCTCCACGGCAATCGCTATGTGTTCCCGAAAGTGTCGGTCGGCGCCACGCATGTGCTGATGATGGCGGCCTCGCTCGCCAAGGGCGAGACGGTGCTCGAAAACGCCGCGCGCGAGCCGGAGATCGTCAACCTCGCCGAATGCCTCATCGCCATGGGCGCCAAGATCCATGGCGCAGGCACCTCCACCATCACCATCGAGGGCGTCGAGGCGCTGTCCGGCGCCCGCATCCGCGTCATCCCCGACCGCATCGAGACCGGCACCTATGCCATGGCGGTGGCGATGACCGGTGGCGACGTGATGCTGGAAGGCGCGCGACCCGACCTGTTGCAGACAGCGCTCGACGTTCTTGTCGAGACCGGCGCCGAGATCACGCCCACAAACGAGGGTATCCGCGTCAAGCGCAACGGCGCCGGCATTGTGCCGGTCGACGTGACGACGGCGCCCTTCCCGGCCTTCCCGACCGACCTGCAGGCGCAGTTCATGGGGCTGATGACGATGGCCAAGGGCAAGTCTCGCATCACCGAGACGATCTTCGAGAACCGCTTCATGCATGTGCAGGAGCTTGCCCGCCTTGGCGCCCACATCACGCTCTCCGGCCAGACGGCGATCGTCGACGGCGTCACCAGGCTCAAGGGCGCACCGGTCATGGCGACCGACCTGCGCGCCTCGGTTTCGCTGGTGATTGCCGGCCTTGCCGCCGAAGGCGAGACCACCGTCAACCGCGTCTACCACCTCGATCGCGGCTTCGAGCGGCTGGAGGAGAAGCTTTCCGGCTGCGGCGCGGTGATCGAGCGGATTTCAGGCTGA